A genome region from Hevea brasiliensis isolate MT/VB/25A 57/8 chromosome 7, ASM3005281v1, whole genome shotgun sequence includes the following:
- the LOC110673555 gene encoding disease resistance protein Roq1, whose amino-acid sequence MAASSSSSKNFQWKHDVFLSFRGKETRTNFTSHLYQALRMKGINTFIDWKIERGEEITPSIVDAIKGSRISVVVFSQDYASSSYCLDELLTMLSFKHESKHHVVIPLFYKVDPEDVKHQTGRFGQAFDKSEAHSEEKLKEWREALTEAVKLAGFHLDNNRDEAKFIQSIVEDVSAKLNRKLLPVPEHHVGIQSHVDEVICMLKDVRMVGICGTGGIGKTTLAKAVYNKIANHFEGSCFLENVRKTSEQTLQETVLIEIIGDKNVMMGNFARGINCIEERLCSKRVLIVIDDVDNVDQLKKLAALNCFGAGSRIIITTRDEHLLVVHEVERVYKIKKLTHGDALELFSWNAFRNSQSPDDYAELSHCFVNYADGLPLALVVLGSFLYKRPVPEWESEMARLKQSPNKRIFEILKISYDGLEDNEKAIFLDIACFFKGMDKDVVMKILDACDFNPVIGVKVLIEKSLISIENNKIQMHALVQSMGKEVVRQQSAKPNGRSRLWFHEDVLEVLAGNMGTDDIEGILVDLPESEEIQLSAEAFLKMRRLRILLIRNAHITGGPVDLPNELRWLEWPACPLPSMPSGFRARKLVGINMHGSYIRQFGEGFKNYLTFMDLRDCESLIETPDFSFIPNLERLNLGGCSKLVEVHQSVGYLDKLEFLSFEFCSNLKSLPSRFKLRSLRTLLLTGCTKLEAFPDIVEEMKWLEKVCLHGTAIEVLPPSIENLTGLKVLTVTFCKNLNNLPSSIYKLRHLKRLLLEGCSRFDEFPLTCNGQSSGFPMLRFLDLQNCNLLGINFLMDHHCFSMLRDLDLSGNDFASLPQSIRLLNNLRSLKLSNCKKVQEIPELPMNMKKVEARDCRSLERFSQLQRVFRCNKEERPSKLHDIDFSNCHKLAENEGKFLERSLLSKKFRQDLRIEIFLPGSEIPDWFSHFSEKDSLSFQVPSQKSEKIRALVLCAILSLKDGETANISREVFINGQNVIMFSRQFFSLESDHMWLYYLPRRFIKGLHLKHDGLSHFEVSFKVLGVSIGSILKSCGVYLVYKQDEVVEDPSVSQSVSRQMESTSFDLKRSCDNDLELDLDLNLKLKKRTTEESQIAKNCTEWHLEPPTPFNTCEHQGKQWLSLSLQPHRNQMTEDHVAMFSTHGS is encoded by the exons ATGGctgcttcttcttcctcctcAAAAAATTTTCAGTGGAAGCACGATGTGTTCTTGAGCTTCAGAGGCAAAGAAACTCGCACTAACTTCACCAGCCATCTATATCAAGCTCTGCGCATGAAAGGAATCAACACTTTCATCGATTGGAAGATTGAGAGAGGAGAAGAGATCACTCCTTCGATTGTTGACGCGATCAAAGGATCAAGGATCTCCGTTGTTGTCTTCTCTCAAGACTATGCTTCTTCTTCGTATTGCTTGGATGAATTGCTGACGATGCTTTCTTTTAAGCATGAGTCAAAACACCATGTCGTTATCCCCCTCTTCTACAAGGTGGATCCTGAGGATGTAAAGCACCAGACAGGCAGGTTTGGTCAAGCATTTGATAAATCTGAAGCGCATTCGGAGGAGAAGTTGAAAGAATGGAGGGAAGCTCTAACCGAGGCTGTTAAATTGGCTGGGTTTCACTTGGATAACAATAG ggatgaggctaaatttattcaGAGTATTGTTGAAGATGTCTCAGCTAAACTGAACCGCAAATTGTTACCTGTCCCTGAACATCATGTTGGGATACAATCCCATGTAGATGAGGTGATTTGTATGTTAAAAGATGTTCGCATGGTAGGGATATGCGGAACCGGTGGAATAGGCAAGACGACTCTTGCCAAAGCCGTTTATAACAaaattgctaatcattttgaaggGAGTTGCTTTCTTGAAAATGTTAGAAAAACCTCAGAGCAAACTCTTCAAGAAACCGTTCTTATTGAGATAATAGGAGATAAAAATGTGATGATGGGTAACTTTGCTAGAGGAATCAATTGCATAGAGGAGAGGTTATGCAGTAAAAGGGTTCTTATTGTTATTGATGATGTGGATAATGTGGACCAATTGAAAAAATTAGCTGCACTAAATTGCTTTGGTGCGGGAAGCAGAATCATTATCACAACTAGAGATGAACATTTGCTAGTTGTCCATGAAGTGGAAAGAGTATATAAGATTAAAAAATTAACTCATGGTGATGCTCTTGAGCTTTTTAGTTGGAATGCGTTTAGGAATTCCCAGTCTCCGGATGATTATGCAGAGCTTTCACATTGCTTTGTAAATTATGCTGACGGCCTTCCTTTAGCTCTTGTTGTGCTGGGCTCCTTTTTGTACAAAAGACCCGTGCCTGAATGGGAAAGCGAAATGGCTAGGCTGAAACAAAGTCCTAATAAACGAATATTTGAAATACTCAAGATAAGCTATGATGGCCTAGAGGATAATGAGAAAGCCATTTTCCTTGACATTGCATGCTTCTTTAAAGGGATGGACAAAGATGTTGTGATGAAAATTCTAGATGCATGTGATTTCAACCCAGTCATTGGAGTAAAAGTCCTCATTGAGAAGTCCTTGATAAGCATAGAAAACAATAAGATACAGATGCATGCTTTAGTACAATCAATGGGCAAAGAAGTTGTTCGCCAGCAATCTGCAAAACCTAATGGGCGCAGCAGATTGTGGTTTCATGAGGATGTTCTTGAGGTTCTCGCGGGAAATATG GGAACAGATGACATCGAAGGCATTTTGGTAGACCTACCTGAATCTGAAGAGATACAGTTGAGTGCTGAAGCATTTTTGAAAATGCGAAGACTTCGAATACTGTTAATCCGCAATGCTCATATTACTGGAGGTCCTGTGGATCTTCCTAATGAGTTAAGGTGGCTTGAATGGCCTGCATGTCCATTGCCATCAATGCCATCTGGATTTCGGGCAAGAAAACTTGTTGGGATTAACATGCATGGTAGCTACATCAGGCAATTTGGGGAAGGATTCAAG AATTACTTGACATTTATGGATTTGAGAGATTGTGAATCCCTAATAGAAACACCAGACTTCTCATTCATCCCAAATCTTGAAAGGTTGAATCTTGGAGGTTGTTCAAAATTAGTTGAGGTTCATCAGTCTGTTGGTTATCTTGATAAACTTGAATTTTTGAGCTTTGAGTTCTGCTCTAACCTGAAAAGTCTTCCTAGTAGATTCAAATTGAGATCTCTTCGGACACTTCTTCTTACTGGCTGCACAAAACTTGAGGCATTTCCTGATATTGTGGAAGAGATGAAATGGCTGGAGAAAGTTTGTCTACATGGGACAGCAATAGAAGTTCTTCCTCCATCAATTGAAAATCTTACTGGGCTTAAAGTCTTAACCGTGACTTTTTGCAAAAACCTCAACAATCTTCCAAGTAGCATTTATAAGTTGCGGCATCTTAAGCGTCTACTTCTTGAAGGTTGCTCTAGATTTGATGAGTTTCCATTGACTTGTAACGGACAGTCATCAGGGTTTCCTATGTTAAGATTTCTGGATCTACAAAACTGCAATTTGTTGGGAATCAATTTCCTAATGGACCATCATTGCTTTTCTATGTTGAGGGATTTGGATCTTTCAGGTAATGATTTTGCCAGTCTTCCACAAAGCATTCGCCTACTGAATAACTTGAGGAGCCTCAAATTATCCAACTGTAAGAAGGTCCAAGAAATTCCAGAGCTTCCAATGAATATGAAAAAAGTAGAAGCAAGAGATTGTCGATCACTGGAAAGATTTTCTCAGTTACAAAGGGTATTTAGATGTAATAAAGAGGAGAGGCCAAGCAAACTTCATGATATTGACTTCTCCAACTGCCACAAACTTGCTGAAAATGAGGGCAAATTTCTTGAGAGGTCATTACTGAGTAAG AAATTTCGTCAGGATCTTCGGATTGAAATATTTCTTCCTGGAAGTGAGATTCCAGATTGGTTTAGCCATTTTAGTGAAAAGGATTCTTTATCATTCCAAGTACCCTCACAGAAGAGCGAGAAAATCAGAGCCTTGGTTCTTTGTGCCATTTTAAGTTTAAAGGATGGAGAGACAGCAAACATATCACGTGAAGTTTTCATCAATGGTCAAAATGTGATAATGTTTTCCAGACAGTTCTTTTCATTGGAGTCGGATCATATGTGGTTGTACTATCTTCCACGTCGTTTTATTAAGGGCTTGCATTTGAAGCACGACGGTTTGTCTCACTTTGAGGTTTCATTTAAAGTCCTTGGAGTATCAATTGGTTCAATCCTGAAAAGTTGCGGGGTCTATCTGGTTTACAAGCAAGATGAGGTAGTGGAGGATCCAAGTGTTAGCCAATCTGTAAGTCGTCAAATGGAGTCAACGTCATTTGATCTCAAGAGAAGTTGTGATAATGACTTGGAACTCGATCTTGATTTGAACTTGAAGTTGAAGAAAAGGACGACTGAAGAGTCTCAAATAGCTAAAAACTGCACTGAGTGGCACCTTGAGCCTCCAACGCCATTCAATACTTGTGAGCATCAGGGGAAACAGTGGCTTTCCTTATCTCTACAACCACACAGGAATCAAATGACGGAGGATCATGTAGCAATGTTCAGCACTCATGGCAGTTAG